A region from the Natronoarchaeum mannanilyticum genome encodes:
- a CDS encoding pyridoxal phosphate-dependent aminotransferase, producing MDYERPLFFRVMQYAARADRDVVGMVSGNPDWEPPAALRDGLRAYADADPEAFQYPPSEGLTKLRAEIAERRGVDVDRVIVTNGTGEANYLAMASALDRGAGDEILLTDPVYPYYPGKTELLGGTQRYVPADEDGQLDPAAVRERASEDTAAILVNTPNNPTGAVYDEATMRDLVAIAEANDALLLSDEVYDHFDYSGRFASALGVDSEHRIVTNAFSKSMAITGFRVGYAVFPEELVDAAKTRHMLVNVAGSRPAQQAVLTALQETDPAYYEANRELMAERVETFTAALDDAGAEYTTPDGGFYVLARFEDFPGTLANVERLIDEAGVAGMPGDAFGTAREDWLRFALVTPRVEEAADRLAEFFG from the coding sequence ATGGACTACGAGCGGCCGCTGTTCTTCCGCGTCATGCAGTACGCGGCCCGGGCCGATCGCGACGTCGTCGGCATGGTCAGCGGCAACCCCGACTGGGAGCCGCCGGCCGCGCTCCGCGACGGGCTTCGGGCGTACGCCGACGCCGACCCCGAAGCGTTCCAGTACCCGCCCAGCGAGGGGCTGACGAAGCTGCGGGCCGAGATCGCCGAGCGCCGCGGCGTCGACGTCGATCGGGTGATCGTCACCAACGGCACCGGCGAGGCGAACTACCTCGCGATGGCGTCGGCGCTGGATCGGGGCGCGGGCGACGAGATACTGCTGACCGACCCCGTCTACCCCTACTACCCGGGCAAGACCGAACTGCTCGGCGGCACCCAGCGGTACGTCCCGGCCGACGAGGACGGCCAGCTCGACCCCGCTGCGGTCCGCGAACGGGCGAGCGAGGACACCGCGGCGATCCTGGTGAACACGCCGAACAACCCGACCGGCGCGGTGTACGACGAAGCGACGATGCGCGACCTCGTCGCGATCGCCGAGGCCAACGACGCGCTGCTGCTCAGCGACGAGGTGTACGACCACTTCGACTACTCTGGCCGGTTCGCCAGCGCGCTCGGCGTCGACTCCGAGCATCGGATCGTCACGAACGCGTTCTCGAAGTCGATGGCGATCACCGGCTTTCGCGTTGGCTACGCCGTCTTTCCCGAAGAGCTGGTCGACGCCGCCAAGACTCGCCACATGCTGGTCAACGTCGCTGGGAGCCGCCCGGCCCAGCAAGCTGTCCTGACGGCCCTGCAAGAGACCGATCCCGCCTACTACGAAGCCAACCGGGAACTGATGGCCGAGCGCGTCGAGACGTTCACCGCCGCGCTCGACGACGCCGGCGCGGAGTACACGACGCCCGACGGCGGCTTCTACGTGCTCGCGCGCTTCGAGGACTTCCCGGGCACGCTGGCAAACGTCGAGCGACTGATCGACGAGGCCGGCGTCGCGGGGATGCCGGGCGACGCCTTCGGCACGGCGCGCGAGGATTGGCTCCGGTTCGCGCTGGTAACGCCGCGCGTCGAGGAGGCCGCCGATCGGCTGGCGGAGTTTTTCGGATAG
- a CDS encoding sodium:calcium antiporter, which translates to MSSVAPQIAVLALTVVGLAVGARLFVDAAVRFARRFGLSEFVIGLTIVGIGTSAPELVVSADAALIGRGDLAVGNVIGSNIFNLALILGGLALFGAIPVDRSAVRRDGAALVLATAIGGVVLLDATVARAEGVAMVACMVAYIAYLLGTGDEAASEPGDGSSASSTARNVAESTPPGGLARGPTRWSRTAAELAAGLALVLASGHFMVESASALALAAGISELVVGETIVAAGTSTPELAVSLVAVRRGRVGVSVGNILGSNVFNLLGILGVAAIVRPLAASPAVLTGVAWLAAITVAAVAALWTGRRLSRPEGGLLALSELVRWGSDLL; encoded by the coding sequence ATGTCCAGCGTGGCGCCTCAGATCGCCGTCCTCGCCCTCACCGTCGTCGGGCTGGCCGTCGGCGCCCGGCTGTTCGTCGACGCCGCGGTCCGGTTCGCCCGGCGCTTCGGCCTCTCGGAGTTCGTCATCGGGCTGACGATCGTCGGGATCGGGACCTCCGCGCCCGAGTTGGTCGTCTCGGCCGACGCGGCGCTGATCGGCCGTGGCGACCTGGCGGTCGGTAACGTGATCGGGTCGAACATCTTCAACCTCGCGCTGATTCTCGGCGGCCTCGCGCTGTTCGGCGCGATCCCGGTCGACCGATCGGCGGTGCGCCGCGACGGCGCCGCGCTCGTGCTCGCGACGGCGATCGGCGGCGTCGTCCTGCTCGACGCGACGGTCGCCCGCGCGGAAGGAGTTGCGATGGTCGCCTGCATGGTCGCATACATCGCGTACCTGCTGGGTACCGGCGACGAGGCGGCGTCCGAACCGGGCGACGGGTCGAGCGCGTCGTCGACCGCCCGCAACGTGGCCGAATCGACACCGCCGGGCGGGCTGGCTCGCGGACCGACGCGATGGTCGCGGACCGCGGCCGAACTGGCCGCGGGGTTGGCGCTGGTGCTCGCCAGCGGCCACTTCATGGTCGAGTCGGCGTCGGCGCTCGCGCTGGCGGCCGGGATCTCCGAACTCGTCGTCGGCGAGACGATCGTCGCGGCGGGCACGTCGACGCCGGAACTCGCCGTCTCGCTCGTCGCGGTGCGCCGCGGGCGCGTCGGCGTCTCGGTCGGGAACATCCTCGGGAGCAACGTGTTCAACCTGCTCGGCATCCTCGGCGTCGCGGCGATCGTCCGACCGCTGGCGGCGAGTCCGGCGGTGCTGACGGGCGTCGCGTGGCTGGCGGCGATCACCGTCGCGGCCGTCGCGGCGCTGTGGACCGGCCGCCGGCTCTCACGTCCCGAGGGCGGGCTGCTCGCGCTCTCGGAACTGGTCCGGTGGGGCAGCGACCTGTTGTAA
- a CDS encoding DUF47 domain-containing protein, whose protein sequence is MASQDWVTDDNERLRAFFESVRECVNLLPTLMSQYRRDDEAFAETVDRIDAIESRCDSLVRGLRHELVTTDAAGSSAGRTLQLLDDADRIVSRAECFAKELAAIRPDLPVSVDGALLDMARTTSKATELFVDAIDEEMLLRSGDRISGRCQRVRTLERECDERKYELLDRLFHDPRVDDPLLLKEFVTTFDEIPNAVEDAADRLLYDRGQSPSDDGA, encoded by the coding sequence ATGGCATCGCAAGACTGGGTGACGGACGACAACGAGCGGTTGCGGGCGTTCTTCGAGTCGGTGCGAGAGTGCGTCAACTTACTGCCGACGCTGATGAGCCAGTATCGCCGGGACGACGAGGCGTTCGCCGAAACTGTCGACCGGATCGACGCCATCGAATCGCGGTGCGACTCGCTGGTGCGGGGACTCCGACACGAACTGGTCACGACCGACGCCGCGGGCTCGTCCGCCGGCCGGACGCTTCAGTTGCTCGACGACGCGGATCGGATCGTCTCCCGAGCGGAGTGCTTCGCCAAAGAGCTGGCGGCGATCCGTCCCGACCTGCCCGTCTCCGTGGACGGCGCACTGCTGGATATGGCTCGCACGACTAGCAAAGCGACTGAGCTGTTCGTCGACGCCATCGACGAAGAGATGCTGCTTCGATCGGGCGATCGGATCAGCGGCCGGTGCCAACGCGTCCGGACGCTCGAACGCGAATGCGACGAGCGCAAGTACGAACTTCTCGACCGGTTGTTCCACGATCCGCGGGTCGACGATCCGCTGCTGCTCAAGGAGTTCGTCACGACGTTCGACGAGATTCCCAACGCCGTCGAGGACGCCGCCGACCGGTTACTGTACGACCGGGGGCAGAGTCCGTCGGACGACGGCGCGTAG
- a CDS encoding ArsA family ATPase, which produces MNSLDVEPVDNVDDDTEYLPDDEPDRSDQDDDPRIDVGAVDDLSPDAPDYVLYGGKGGVGKTTMAAATALTSAESGAATLVVSTDPAHSLSDTFETDISPRPERIREDVPLWAAEIDPDDAMAETASAFGMGGQSDESGRSGADDATGQADPFGTEGQAGGAGQAGGAGQAGDTGPMGGAGGGPMGGLGEMLGGDGPMDALMGGAMPGADEAAAMQLLVEYMDDPRFDRVVVDTAPTGHTLRLLELPEIMDTMVGRMVAFRERIGGMVDGIKGMFGGQDPTDEEGIDDLRELQDRIEKLRGTLRDPAKTDFRVVMVPEEMSVVESQRLVSQLDEFEIPVGTVVVNKVMENLADVTDDVDTSQFVSPNLESCEFCQRRWDVQQDALASAQDLFRGHDIKRVPLFADEVRGERMLRIVARCLD; this is translated from the coding sequence ATGAACTCGCTGGACGTCGAGCCCGTCGATAACGTGGACGACGATACCGAGTACCTGCCGGATGACGAGCCGGACCGCTCCGACCAGGACGACGACCCCCGAATCGACGTCGGGGCGGTCGACGACCTCTCGCCGGACGCGCCCGACTACGTGCTGTACGGCGGGAAGGGCGGCGTCGGCAAGACGACGATGGCCGCGGCGACCGCGCTGACCAGCGCCGAGTCGGGCGCGGCGACGCTGGTCGTCTCGACCGACCCGGCGCACTCGCTGTCGGACACGTTCGAGACCGACATCTCGCCCCGCCCCGAGCGCATCCGCGAGGACGTGCCGCTGTGGGCCGCCGAGATCGACCCCGACGACGCGATGGCCGAGACCGCCTCGGCGTTCGGGATGGGCGGGCAGTCCGACGAGAGCGGCCGGTCGGGCGCCGACGACGCGACCGGCCAGGCGGATCCCTTCGGGACGGAGGGACAGGCCGGCGGTGCAGGACAGGCCGGCGGCGCGGGACAGGCCGGCGACACGGGCCCGATGGGCGGTGCCGGCGGCGGCCCGATGGGCGGTCTGGGCGAGATGCTCGGCGGCGACGGCCCGATGGACGCGCTGATGGGCGGTGCGATGCCGGGCGCCGACGAGGCCGCGGCGATGCAGCTGCTCGTCGAGTACATGGACGATCCGCGGTTCGATCGCGTCGTCGTCGACACGGCGCCGACCGGTCACACGCTGCGCCTGCTCGAACTGCCCGAGATCATGGACACGATGGTCGGCCGGATGGTCGCCTTTCGGGAGCGCATCGGCGGGATGGTCGACGGCATCAAGGGGATGTTCGGCGGGCAGGATCCGACCGACGAGGAGGGGATCGACGACCTCCGCGAGCTCCAGGATCGCATCGAGAAGCTCCGCGGGACGCTGCGAGACCCCGCCAAGACCGACTTCCGCGTCGTGATGGTGCCCGAGGAGATGAGCGTCGTCGAGAGCCAGCGGCTCGTGAGCCAACTCGACGAGTTCGAGATCCCCGTCGGAACGGTCGTCGTCAACAAGGTGATGGAGAACCTCGCCGACGTGACCGACGACGTCGACACCTCGCAGTTCGTCTCGCCGAATCTGGAGTCCTGCGAGTTCTGCCAGCGCCGCTGGGACGTCCAGCAGGACGCGCTGGCGTCCGCGCAGGACCTGTTCCGCGGCCACGACATCAAGCGCGTTCCGCTATTCGCCGACGAAGTTCGGGGCGAGCGAATGTTGCGGATCGTCGCGCGCTGTCTCGATTAG
- a CDS encoding SDR family oxidoreductase: MADTESDETTGEERRSGESVRKTVLITGCSSGIGRESALAFLDDGWTVYATARDVEDIAALDEAGCETAELDVTDEHQCRSVVERVISETGRVDCLVNNAGYGQMGPVEELPTEVVHEQFDVNVYGPHRLIRAVAPHMRERKTGTIINVSSVAGRLSYPGSGVYSGSKFALEAISDALRAELDPFGVDVVVIEPGPVDTQFEDRVVDAAESNTERSGAYEWFYDVMEDTQILGGGGVGAVSAETVAEAILDSATRTSPPARYPVGPVAKYGDYARFLPDSVRDRLYGVVRRLV; the protein is encoded by the coding sequence ATGGCCGACACGGAATCCGACGAGACGACCGGCGAGGAGCGCCGGTCGGGAGAGAGCGTCCGCAAGACCGTCCTGATCACCGGCTGCTCCTCGGGGATCGGACGCGAGAGCGCGCTGGCGTTCCTCGACGACGGCTGGACGGTGTACGCCACCGCCCGCGACGTCGAGGACATCGCCGCGCTCGACGAAGCGGGCTGCGAGACGGCCGAGTTGGACGTGACGGACGAACACCAGTGTCGATCGGTCGTCGAGCGCGTCATCTCCGAGACGGGCCGCGTGGACTGTCTCGTGAACAACGCGGGCTACGGACAGATGGGCCCGGTCGAGGAACTCCCGACCGAGGTCGTCCACGAGCAGTTCGACGTGAACGTCTACGGCCCTCATCGACTGATCCGCGCCGTCGCGCCACACATGCGCGAGCGCAAGACGGGGACGATAATCAACGTCTCCAGCGTCGCCGGCCGTCTGTCCTACCCCGGCAGCGGCGTCTACAGCGGCTCGAAGTTCGCGCTGGAGGCGATCAGCGACGCGCTCCGGGCCGAACTCGATCCCTTCGGCGTGGACGTGGTGGTGATCGAACCCGGTCCGGTCGACACGCAGTTCGAGGACCGGGTGGTCGACGCCGCGGAGTCGAACACCGAGCGGTCGGGCGCCTACGAGTGGTTCTACGACGTGATGGAAGACACCCAGATCCTCGGCGGGGGCGGCGTCGGCGCCGTGTCCGCCGAGACGGTCGCGGAAGCCATCCTCGACTCGGCGACCCGGACCTCGCCGCCCGCGCGGTATCCGGTCGGCCCGGTCGCGAAGTACGGCGACTACGCCCGCTTCCTCCCGGACTCGGTGCGCGACCGGCTGTACGGCGTCGTCCGACGGCTCGTCTGA
- a CDS encoding endonuclease V — MVSVKRPDLLPDPGLSREEMESLQREIADEAVFENDLSFDPAVITEGPLSMPGEEPPLVAGVDQSFLDDRAISAIVVSRGGEVVEQVYAVTDLSIPYIPGLLSFREGGPIVDAFEELSAEPDLVLFDGSGRIHFREAGIATHMGVVFDVPSVGVAKSLLCGTPVDATDDLVEGARVPIESDADVTAPNGTVIGHAVQTRQYESGSQSINPLIVSPGHRVDADAATDLVLALTSGYKLPEPTRRADAYAEEAKSLLDA; from the coding sequence ATGGTTTCAGTCAAACGCCCCGACCTGCTTCCCGACCCCGGGCTCTCCCGCGAGGAGATGGAGTCGCTCCAGCGCGAGATCGCTGACGAGGCAGTCTTTGAGAACGACCTCTCCTTCGACCCAGCCGTCATCACCGAGGGGCCGCTCTCGATGCCTGGTGAGGAACCGCCGCTGGTCGCCGGCGTCGACCAGTCCTTTCTCGACGACCGGGCGATCAGCGCGATCGTCGTCTCGCGGGGCGGCGAGGTCGTCGAGCAGGTCTACGCCGTCACCGACCTGTCGATCCCTTACATTCCGGGCCTGCTGTCCTTTCGCGAGGGCGGGCCGATCGTCGACGCCTTCGAGGAGTTGAGCGCCGAACCGGATCTCGTCCTGTTCGACGGGAGCGGCCGGATCCACTTTCGCGAGGCCGGCATCGCGACCCACATGGGCGTCGTCTTCGACGTGCCCAGCGTCGGCGTCGCCAAGAGCCTGCTCTGTGGCACGCCGGTCGACGCCACGGACGATCTGGTGGAGGGCGCCCGCGTCCCGATCGAATCGGACGCCGACGTCACGGCGCCGAACGGCACCGTCATCGGCCACGCCGTCCAGACGCGCCAGTACGAGTCCGGCAGTCAGTCGATCAACCCGCTGATCGTCAGCCCCGGCCACCGCGTCGACGCCGACGCCGCGACCGACCTCGTGCTGGCGCTGACCAGCGGCTACAAACTCCCCGAACCCACGCGGCGCGCCGACGCCTACGCCGAGGAGGCGAAGTCGCTGCTCGACGCCTGA
- a CDS encoding rhomboid family intramembrane serine protease — protein sequence MATCDQCGRDENMPYNCNQCGGTFCSKHRLPENHDCPGLDQWNDPDGVFDSGFDDSVQNQGGRSKSIADRIGIDTGPGGPLGYFRGNMTFVFLVLMWLTFMAQLVAEATLNVSRYWPAVFSVNTIHIEYVWTWVISVFAHGGFGHIAINSIIIYFFGRLVEDYIGSRDFAILFIVSGVLAGLGQTLIALAMGEVSFGLGASGAALALMGVLTILNPDLKVYIWMVLPVPVWVLTVFYAGYSVLGIGAGIAPGVGHLAHLIGLAIGLLYGSRVKNEIRTPNQVRFGGGGGPGGPGGPGGPGGPGRGRF from the coding sequence ATGGCGACGTGTGACCAGTGTGGGCGGGACGAGAATATGCCGTACAACTGCAACCAGTGCGGCGGCACGTTCTGCTCGAAACACCGCCTACCCGAGAATCACGACTGTCCGGGGCTGGACCAGTGGAACGACCCGGACGGCGTCTTCGACAGCGGCTTCGACGACAGCGTCCAGAACCAGGGCGGGCGGTCGAAGAGCATCGCCGATCGGATCGGTATCGACACCGGCCCCGGCGGCCCGCTGGGCTACTTCCGCGGGAACATGACGTTCGTGTTCCTCGTGCTGATGTGGCTGACGTTCATGGCGCAGTTGGTCGCCGAAGCGACGCTGAACGTCAGCAGATACTGGCCCGCCGTGTTCTCGGTGAACACGATCCACATCGAGTACGTCTGGACGTGGGTGATCTCGGTGTTCGCCCACGGCGGCTTCGGCCACATCGCGATCAATAGCATCATCATCTACTTCTTCGGCCGGCTGGTCGAGGACTACATCGGCTCGCGCGACTTCGCGATCCTGTTCATCGTCAGCGGCGTCCTCGCCGGGCTGGGCCAGACCCTCATCGCGCTCGCGATGGGGGAGGTTTCGTTCGGCCTCGGCGCCAGCGGCGCCGCGCTCGCCCTGATGGGCGTCCTGACGATCCTGAACCCCGACCTGAAGGTGTACATCTGGATGGTGCTTCCGGTGCCGGTCTGGGTGCTCACCGTGTTCTACGCAGGCTACTCGGTGCTGGGAATCGGCGCCGGGATCGCTCCCGGCGTCGGCCACCTCGCACACCTGATCGGGCTGGCGATCGGCTTGCTGTACGGCAGCCGCGTGAAAAACGAGATCAGGACGCCGAATCAGGTGCGATTCGGCGGCGGTGGCGGCCCGGGCGGCCCCGGCGGCCCCGGCGGCCCCGGCGGCCCCGGACGCGGCCGATTCTGA
- a CDS encoding DUF5788 family protein — translation MKEYERKQLIERLDREGATVGAEIPERIDVQGEQVELREFVFEIKRRDTIPPGERERVDRAKKNLRRERLERRQKIEEGDITFEEGERLVRSIVGIDRALNGLESLGPTDLEREQQAQEAADRKRWMSFLKQALGHEDASSGRLGGGAGRGRGG, via the coding sequence GTGAAGGAGTACGAGCGCAAGCAGCTCATCGAGCGCCTCGACCGGGAGGGCGCCACGGTGGGCGCGGAGATACCGGAGCGCATCGACGTCCAGGGCGAGCAGGTCGAGCTGCGGGAGTTCGTCTTCGAGATCAAGCGCCGGGACACGATCCCGCCCGGCGAGCGCGAGCGGGTCGATCGGGCGAAGAAGAACCTGCGACGCGAGCGCCTGGAGCGCCGCCAGAAGATCGAGGAGGGCGACATCACGTTCGAGGAGGGCGAGCGCCTCGTGCGGTCGATCGTCGGCATCGACCGGGCGCTCAACGGGTTAGAGAGCCTCGGCCCGACCGACCTCGAACGAGAACAGCAGGCGCAGGAGGCCGCCGACCGGAAGCGCTGGATGTCGTTCCTCAAGCAGGCGCTGGGCCACGAGGACGCCAGCTCCGGACGCCTCGGCGGGGGCGCCGGACGGGGGCGCGGCGGATGA
- the polX gene encoding DNA polymerase/3'-5' exonuclease PolX — MTTDDAVAGALEEMADLLEAKDVAYKPRAYRKAAENIRDHPASVADLAAEDPDQLDDIDGVGDAIADKIVEYVETGTIGELEELRDELPVEMGALTRVEGVGPKTVGTLYRELGVRTLADLDRAAREEKIQEVSGFGAKTEQNILENIEFAKSARERELLGDGRPLADALLNHLRARETVERCEVAGSIRRWKATVGDVDVLAASEDGEAVVEAFSDWERVEDVIEAGEHKASVRAGGGVRVDLRVVVPEEFGSALQYFTGSKDHNVTLRNYALDRDVKLNEYGAFDISDVEDPDSGQRVGERIGGETEESMYDALGLPQMPPELREDLGEIEAAAEGDLPDLVTQNEIRSDLHTHSDWSDGGYAIEEMVAAAAEFGHDYLAVTDHASGPGIFGDTGLDDDELLEQIDVVREVAEDAEIDVLTGVEANIDAEGDLSTGDDVLDELDVVIASPHSALDAGIDEATDRLVRAVEHPSVDVLGHPHGRLLNQRSGLDLDVPELAAAAAEAGTALEINSNPARLDLWGRTVKAAIDEGAAIAVNTDAHSPGEFEHVRYGVHTARRGWAEQDDVLNAWSVEELREFLH; from the coding sequence ATGACGACCGACGACGCGGTCGCCGGCGCCCTCGAAGAGATGGCCGACCTGCTGGAGGCCAAGGACGTGGCGTACAAACCGAGAGCCTATCGCAAGGCCGCGGAGAACATCCGAGACCATCCCGCCTCGGTCGCCGACCTCGCCGCTGAAGATCCCGACCAGCTGGACGACATCGACGGCGTCGGCGACGCCATCGCGGACAAGATCGTCGAGTACGTCGAGACGGGCACGATCGGCGAGTTGGAGGAACTGCGCGACGAACTCCCCGTCGAGATGGGGGCGCTCACGCGCGTCGAGGGCGTCGGCCCGAAGACGGTGGGGACGCTGTACCGCGAGCTCGGCGTCCGGACGCTCGCCGACCTCGACCGAGCGGCCCGCGAGGAAAAGATTCAGGAGGTGTCGGGCTTCGGCGCCAAGACCGAACAGAACATCCTGGAGAACATCGAGTTCGCGAAGTCCGCCCGCGAGCGCGAGCTGCTGGGCGACGGCCGACCGCTCGCCGACGCCCTGCTGAACCACCTCCGAGCCCGCGAGACGGTCGAGCGCTGCGAGGTCGCGGGCTCGATCCGGCGCTGGAAAGCCACGGTGGGCGACGTCGACGTGCTCGCCGCGAGCGAAGACGGCGAGGCCGTCGTCGAGGCCTTCAGCGACTGGGAGCGCGTCGAGGACGTGATCGAGGCCGGCGAGCACAAGGCCAGCGTCCGCGCGGGCGGCGGCGTCCGCGTCGACCTGCGCGTCGTCGTCCCCGAGGAGTTCGGCAGCGCGCTCCAGTACTTCACGGGGAGCAAGGACCACAACGTCACCCTGCGAAACTACGCGCTCGACCGGGACGTCAAGCTCAACGAGTACGGCGCGTTCGACATCTCCGACGTCGAAGATCCCGATAGCGGCCAGCGCGTCGGCGAGCGCATCGGCGGCGAGACCGAGGAGAGCATGTACGACGCGCTCGGGCTGCCTCAGATGCCGCCGGAGCTCCGCGAGGATCTCGGCGAGATCGAGGCCGCCGCCGAGGGCGACCTGCCCGACCTCGTGACCCAGAACGAGATCCGGAGCGACCTGCACACCCACAGCGACTGGTCCGACGGCGGCTACGCGATCGAGGAGATGGTCGCCGCGGCCGCCGAGTTCGGCCACGACTACCTCGCGGTGACCGACCACGCCAGCGGGCCCGGCATCTTCGGCGACACCGGCCTGGACGACGACGAACTGCTGGAGCAGATCGACGTCGTGCGCGAGGTCGCCGAAGACGCCGAGATCGACGTGCTGACCGGCGTCGAGGCGAACATCGACGCCGAGGGCGACCTCTCGACCGGCGACGACGTGCTCGACGAGCTCGACGTCGTGATCGCGTCGCCCCACAGCGCGCTCGACGCCGGTATCGACGAGGCAACCGACCGCCTCGTCAGGGCGGTCGAACACCCGTCGGTGGACGTGCTGGGTCATCCCCACGGCCGGCTGCTCAACCAGCGCTCGGGACTGGATCTGGACGTGCCGGAACTCGCCGCCGCCGCGGCCGAAGCGGGGACCGCCCTGGAGATCAACAGCAACCCCGCGCGCCTCGACCTCTGGGGCCGGACGGTCAAAGCGGCGATCGACGAGGGCGCCGCGATCGCCGTCAACACCGACGCCCACAGCCCCGGCGAGTTCGAGCACGTCCGCTACGGCGTCCACACCGCGCGTCGCGGCTGGGCCGAACAGGACGACGTGCTCAACGCCTGGTCGGTCGAGGAACTGCGCGAGTTCCTCCACTGA
- a CDS encoding Mut7-C RNAse domain-containing protein, with translation MARILLDAMCGGLRGFLRMCGHDAAYALDRGVEEDKAVLTIADAEDRTVVTRDERLAARADDAILLTEREPVDQLVELAAAGLDLTLDAEPSRCGRCNGRLERVAEGDANDADRTARPDYVPDDTDDLWRCASCGQYFWKGSHWERVERTLAEVRGRAEE, from the coding sequence ATGGCTCGCATCCTCCTGGACGCGATGTGCGGCGGCCTGCGCGGGTTTCTCCGGATGTGCGGGCACGACGCCGCGTACGCTCTCGATCGCGGTGTCGAGGAGGACAAAGCCGTCCTCACCATTGCAGACGCCGAAGATCGAACGGTCGTTACGCGCGACGAGCGACTCGCCGCCCGCGCCGACGACGCCATCCTGCTGACCGAGCGCGAGCCGGTCGACCAACTCGTCGAACTCGCCGCCGCGGGACTCGACCTGACGCTCGACGCCGAACCGTCGCGCTGCGGGCGGTGCAACGGTCGACTGGAGCGCGTCGCGGAGGGCGACGCCAACGATGCCGACCGCACCGCCCGCCCCGACTACGTCCCGGACGATACCGACGACCTGTGGCGCTGTGCGAGCTGCGGACAGTACTTCTGGAAGGGAAGCCACTGGGAGCGCGTCGAGCGGACGCTCGCGGAGGTTCGAGGGCGTGCGGAAGAATAG